TGACcgtaaactgaatatgtttgagttgttgacatttgaggacgtcatcttgggatttgggaaacactgatagaaatgtttcaccattttctggcattttataaaccaaacaactaatcaagaaaataatcaatccGATACCTTTGTTTAATTAATGTGATGTATCCCTCACTgggtggaagtgactgggatagtttttttatgtgtaagacaacatcattCTTGACtcaaacattgctttcctaactttgtaaaacaaaatgtaacaaacaaatacatgtaaatttaatgaattgttatttattaatgaattaataaatcctacaccaacaacttggcaaaaaagaaattcaaaattaacaggaattacaactcaagtgtaaacctttttaatgcagcaacaaattggacAAAACGTAAACAGGAATTTAAATTCTAGTCTATAATGTAGACAGCAtacaaacataaaattgaatttaatagatcggccccattgtcaccgatatccgatccagctatttgagtcagtagcGGCCTGATATCTGATCTGATATCAGTATCTGTGCATCCgtaagttgcagccctaaacacAATAAGCATGACATTTCATTATCAATATGTGTGCAATGGTTGATGCAACTTATTGAAATCTCCCGGTATGGTGACATTGATTCCTTCTAAGTTTACCTAAGAGGTGTTTTACAGTATTACACAGAGCATCTCATGATTTAGACTTCTGATCTACAGTATAACATTCACAGATGTTTTAGTAAAACTATCCTCCTTCTTTTGTTTGAATGAGTAAAGTTGCTGTTTGTTTCTGTGCAGGAATCCTCTTCTCTACTCTGGTGTTCGGGCCCGCCTGTGGCTTCATCCTCGGCTCCGTCTGCACTAAGTTCTACGTGGATGCTATCTTCATCGACACCGGTAACATTTCTCCAGTGTTGCATTATCTCaacgtgtctctctgtgtgtatgtgctttATTGACCTCCGCTGTGCCTCTCTCCACAGAGAAGCTGGGCATCACACCAGACGACCCGCGGTGGATCGGGGCCTGGTGGGCAGGCTTCCTCCTGTGCGGTGCCTTACTCTTCTGCTCAGCTCTCTTCATGTTTGGTTTCCCTCAGTCGCTGCCGAccaaggagaaagaggagggggCAGACAGCGAGCAGGTTATGCTTCCTCCCTCTCTGAGTGCAGACTATGACACTCCAAAGCCCAGCAACGGGGTTGTGCGCAACCACGAGCCTGCCAACAGCCCCACCTGCTGTCAGCAACTCAGGGGTGAGTGTGCAACATCCAGTGTACAGCAGCACTGCAGTGAAATTACACACTTACATGTTTTTCTATATTCGACACATGTGAATAACACTAAAAAGTTGAGTTTGCTACTGTTGAAATTGGTCTAAAATGATAACAAATTTAGACCATAGCTCCTTTTGATTAGgtaaagtagtaataccacaatgAAAAATACTCCATCACAAGTAAAGTACTCCGCAGGAAATGTTATTTAACTCTTTTAACTCTGGTCTGCCAAGTGCCTACACTGGTATTTCTGCttgttgtgatgtcatttcttggagtatcttcatatgcttcatatccctaaaatctgtacaacctaagcttgtttgtttatgtcagtcaataaactataataagtcacaaaagtattgaaattctgacatgttttttcataacattttactaaataaacacacgAAACATAGTGAtccaaaagatttctaaatATAGAAACGGTCTGTTTTTAAAGGGTAAGGTAAAAGTACTATCAGCAAAATTTACTTAAAGCATAAAAGTAAAAGCAGTCATTATGCAAACTGCATTTTATCCAATGAGTATCTACCaagtaattatattattatatattgtattattattgtgttatttgaTTACTAAACAAATGTAATCAAATGAGATCAGAGCAGGTACCAAATCAGACAGAAAGGCAACAAGAGACTCCGTTCTGTCCTGCTACCTGACATGCTACAGAATATTACTGATCATccctttttatttctgtatgtcCAGTGATCCCCAAGGTGACCAAGCACCTCCTGTCCAACCCAGTGTTCACCTGCATCGTCCTGGCGGCCTGCATGGAGATCGGCGTCGTGGCTGGCTTCGCAGCCTTTCTGGGGAAATACCTCGAGCAGCAGTTCAACCTCACCACCACCTCAGCCAACCAGCTGTTAGGTCAGTGTTCAGAGCAAAAACAtgctgtatacacacacacacacaccatgataTACAGATTACCAGTATTATAAACAGGTTGGggtaaactttatttttcaggtATGACAGCCATTCCTTGTGCGTGTCTGGGGATCTTCATGGGCGGTCTGCTGGTGAAGAAGCTGAACTTGTCGGCGCTGGGAGCCATCCGCATGGCCATGCTGGTCAACCTGATCTCCACCGCCTGCTACGTCTCCTTCCTGTTCCTGGGCTGCGACACCGGCCCCGTCGCGGGAGTGACGGTCTCATACGGCAACGAGTAAGAGAGAAGCTGGATATATGGCAGCCATTTGTACTTAAAGTTGAATACGGGTTAAGGCAGTACCAAGTCAATTTGTGAGATGAAAAAACATATTATTCTAAAAGTTATACTtagttttacacattttttcgCTTGAAATCTACTGAATTATCTTACTTATTCAGgatttgaaaaacaaacaaggaaAACATTTGATTAAACTGGTGACTGGGCAAAACATTAATTAGCacaatcacatactgtatattgaccGTATTTCAGCAACAGCTTAGCCGATTTGGACAATATTGGAGTGGCTTTGGGGGTTATTGAGGATACTTAATCCTTTTCAAACATTTCCAAAAATCCAAAATGGTCATTTAAACCAGAAGAGGCCATATTTCAACTCCCGTTGGACCGATTTTGATGAAGTTCCATTCAAGTTTTAGAGGACACTGAATCGATTGGATTGGACAGataacttactgtatgtggaGAGACTTCAGAAAACAGTTCCAAAGCATACTGGAGCACCAACGTTTCGACGGCAACtgcgtcttcatcagagtcTTTTGACGTTTCGACAgactctgatgaagacgcaGTAATAAAGTTTACTGCCTTAAATCCGTGTGCTCCAGTATGCTTTGGAACTGTTCTCTGAAATCTCACCTGTGACAAGATTGCCCTACTCTGTGAGCACCGGACAGGCCTTCTATTCCTTGTGAGGCGGCTGAAGCGCGTTTGACCTTCCTTCTTCATTCaacttactgtatgtatttgAAATAATTGAAATGACTTTGGTTATAAATTGTAGGATATTTATGATCACAATTATCCAAACGATGCAGAACATGTACACTTTAATTCACAGACCAttacaaagaagaaaaaaaggaaagattaaaCTGGTGACAACTACGAGTACAAGTAGACATTTACTCTTTTTAAGGGATTTACAAGCCAAAATAATAGTTGGAAGTCACCGGGTTAGATCCGTATCATTCTGATGTAGATAGTTAAAGTGACTCCTTGGCTTAAGGCTGCAACTTGGTCACGCTGACTTAAATTtatctgatttaaaaaagtttaacTTCCTGGATAACTGGTCTTATGACGGACTCCGTTCAACCACGATTTTCCAGTTTAGCTAAGAGTCATGACAAAGCTGTTTTTGTAACAACTAACCAATCACATGCGACTTCAGCAGATCAGATAGTGTCTTGTACGTGAGATCAAACTGTTTTCCTCAGGAGGAAGTTAGTGAAGTTCAGTCTAGATTCAGCAGAGAAAGATAGACTATAGATTATAGACAATAAACTATAGATAATGTAATTTCAGTGAGTATTTATACCCTAGATTGTGGATTTGTGTCCTATCATAAGGACCCAGTTattctaataaataaacatgagcAGTAAACAACATTATACAGTGAAAAGTAACACTGCTGCCAAGGTTAGAGGACTTTATTGGAGGTGAACTGCAGAGGGtctaaatgtgtaaataaaaatTCTTCTCGCTGCCGGTCATTGGGGCACAGTGGGATTACTTTTTATTCAAACAACTTTGTGTCATCTCAACGAGTccataaaaatattttctatTCAGAAAGTGGCCTCGCGTTGCTCCGGGCTGCACGGACTGAATACAAATGCAAACAGATTTCACTGAATCAGTCACCGGTCCTGTGAAAGGGCTTCAGAGCTGAATTATTATGCAACAGGACATTTCATTTACTTGTATATCGATGAGTCATGATTAATTACACTGCTTTGTcactatctgtttatttattgtagCCTGCTTTTGTGGGAATTGTGTGAAATTTTTCCAATAGTAGTGGCGATACAATACCTGATGCCCATACCAAAAAACGGTAACGCAAACATTCATGGGTTCCACTTTCTGGACTTTGGATTTTTGGACTGCTggtcaaatgaaaaaaagacatttgaagacatttaTCAGTTAATCAAGAAAAATACTGTGTGGATTTAtcaatcatgaaaataattgttagttgcagccagtgggcaacctctgggtctgagaagtgaagccaatgctgaagtgccttaaacttgtattctttctaacagccagcagggggcgactcctctggttgcaaaaaaataagtctgtttgtatagaagtctatgagaagatgaccctacttctcacttgatttattacctcagtaaacattgtaatcatgagtttatggtctcaatcactagtttcaagtcttcttcaatacagcatgatgttcatttagtaaatgtccgtgttttcgtcatagaactttaaccctttcacagcattttttcagttcatgaaagttaattataacatttgggtcgcttaaaaatgtcttattcagcgttcggttgtacctcaccctcttgtgtcaattctggttgcaaaaaagacaatatgacgacggtcaaaatgccaaactcgaggcttcaaaatgacagcccacaaaccaatgagtgacatcacggtgactacgtccccTTCTTGTATACAGTGTATGTTTGCAGCTAACAACAGTCACCATATCAAACCTAGTAGGCCTGAGCTGTGGGAGCGAGGGAGAAAAGAAAGTACAATTCATATTTAATAGATAATTTACACAGTAAATATCTTAAAAAGgacacattttacacacatgcatacactaTCACTCAATTAATATTGAGCACAAGCAAGTCCACTTGTGTTATGTACATGGGGGACCAGTGTGCCCCTTTCCTTTTGGATTAGATCACTGAGAAAGTGATTAATCAAAGTTTTTTATAGATCCATTTATTTGATACTTTTCCAAAAAAAGCATGAAGGTCTGTTACCCAGCCGTATAGCTGCCTTTATTTCTTGTCATTTCAATGTGAAAGCagtatttctgtctgtgtggtGGTCCTGTAGAGATACTGACTTTAGGGCATTACTACTTTTCAATTTGGTAGCCGGAAGCCAGCCCGCTCCGGGGCAGGTTATCTGTGCAGTGCAGTTCCCATGGAGATGTTAAAAGTGAACCACAGTGTCCCTGATAAAAGAGTGCTCCTTCGATTCTGTTTGTGCCCCCGTACAGATATAGTTGGTACTTACTGTCGGAAAAGGATTCTCAggtttgtctctgtgtctctctgtgttcaggACTCTGCGGCCGGGCGAGAAACCAGAAGCTCAGTGCATCAGTCAGTGCAACTGCTTCACCTCCACCATCAGCCCCGTGTGCGGCTCCAATGGTGTCACCTACCTGTCCGCCTGCTTTGCCGGCTGCACCCGGAAAGGAGGCCCTCAAACCTCATCAAACATCTCTCAGGTATTTACCCGAAGTCTGAACAGTAGAAAAAAATCGATTGACACCAATGTATCgcgtttttctgttgtttttttacgattttgaaatagattttttaatgccagaatcaaaatatttgcttcatttgagtctatgcagaggtagaaggaagttactgcttttattgttatcGTCTGAcaaacgtgatgtcatatctgtttcaaacaccaaaacaaacaagccTGGCCGCAGTGAGCCGGAtcaaaaaagtagaaaacggcgagagagtccgcgtggatacgacctgcaccctcacattttaaatccaacgtggtaaacactacacatacagtaaagtatggaaacactttgggtttcacacattgccaggaaaataGAGcgagacatcacggctaaagctgcatgctaactcttgtcatggacaggaaacgttatcgtattgcggtaacgtgtggtcaagccagccgtcactcgcatctccgtggtcaaatcagccgatgctacaactgtagagcacccatatactgacatttatgttaaatgcattcaaacggcccccgATGgcgctgaccatggatgtataaagagtaCGGAGCTGACGGGGAAAGCTATCGacagacttggcgaagttagcggaagtttacacgtgtgactacgtccggttttcaaaataaggtgttaacaaagggaactgtatatacaacatacatatatggaaataagattgattggattatattcaacagaagtataaaacattacatgtcccttataaattaaaaagaaaataccactaatttgtgagggaaatgtcgttgctggaaaaatgtaataaacaatgactgatatatttgacttcaggacatctctgactacatacatgctgaaaatcgaACATTCCTACTGTATAAAttaagatattttccaaagtaaaagtccctagaagtgtatgattcaactttttcccatgatctagtgttaaaaaggtTAACAAAAATAGATCGCAATAAATCAATACTTTTGTTTACAGCAACAATACTTTAAAATCGCGGGGCGCCGGTTAGCTCACcgggtagagcgggcgccccatGTATCAAGTAGGCGAGTCCTTGCTGCAGCGGCccagggttcgaatccgacctgtggccctttctgcattgtcatcccctctctctccccatttCACCACTATCACTATCACTCTCAATAAAAGGCAtgaaaagccccaaaaaatgatcttaaaaaaaaaaaaaaatactttaaaatcacaaaatacatatcgaatcggcaatATTGTTGAATATAgttgaatcgtcccagccctagtgaaCGGTAATCTTCTGATTGTAACACGGAtaaaaaacaccaaatgaaTTACAGATGATGCAAACTTAAAATGTTCTACATACTTTGATATTAAAGCTCAAGTAAAAAAACTGTCCCAGTATTTCACAGGCCTGTCGTCAGCTATCACATGCTGGGGAATCAAGTGGTGCTGTGGTTGTTACCAGATGCCGACTGCAGATTAGTGACTTTTATATTCAAATCACATGCGGAGAGAATTCCCCTCATCCCTATTACTGCTGTGGCAGTTCTTCTATATTTTGTCTGCTGTGTGTACTGTATTGATACCAGGCCTTCCTCTAAATGTGAAAACAGCGTTATCACAAGTTATCACATGTTTTCCCTGTAATTAGATTTACTTGTTTTTCCAAATGGTTCTTGAATAAAGCCTCTCGTCTTCGTCTCTTCACAGAATCTGACGGGATGCGGTTGTGTGTCTTCTGTGAGTGAACACGCCACAGCAACTCCGGGGAAATGTCCGACGCCGGGCTGCCAGGAGGCTTTCCTCATCTTCCTGTGTGTGATCTGTGCCTGCAGCCTGGTCGGAGCCATGGCCCAGACGCCCTCTGTTATCATCCTGATCAGGTATGTTTGATATAAATGAGTGTGTCTGTTTGGTGTGTTCTTGCACAGGACatcaaaacattcatttatACCATCTGCTTCCCTTGCAGGACTGTGAGCCCTGAGCTGAAATCGTACgcacttggagtgttgtttcTTTTGCTGCGACTCCTCGGTAAGAACTTCAATCAGACAACACATTCATTCCAGATACTACGGTTCTGTCTCGATACTCACACTTTGACACAGAAGCCGTTAAAGCGTGTGGAGGTTTAACAGAGCTCACTGGGACACGCTTAGATACAGGCTTCGATCGACCTGTTggctttatttatttccacataGACACAAATCGGATGAGCCGTACCGCTTAGAGTTGACGACACTGGAAAAAACAACTGCACATTCAAGAGGTGTGAGGAGTAATGGAATTAGTACGCAGGTCTACTTTTTACAGGTCATAAAAGAGATATTAAGTGATATTATTTTTGATTATCTCTGTGTTTGGGAAGTGCCTAGGGAAGGAACGTATTTctcaaatattatatttattatttgtgttaaatataaCATGAATAATAACTATATTCATGCTAAATCCATTAAATATATGTGTTGGGACAGACCGTTTGAATCTATGGCTCCTCTTTTCCAAACTATTTTTGTGTTTGTAAGAGGAAAAATGTACCGTCGTGCCCGAGAGTTAGATCAGAAGATTTACTTTCAGACAGGGCCGggctctgtttccagtctttaagctAAGTTAACCGGCCGCTGACTGTAGCTTCATGTTTACTACACATACATGAGAGTGATACTGATCGTATCATCTAACTGTTCACAAAAGCTAATaaacgtatttcccaaaatgtaaaaatatttttttaaggggagacaccccaggcaaaaatattatttttcatacactggtcaattttgagattttgggctattttgcatccataacatgtcttcctTAAACTTAGggtaaagaaaacatccaaaatacacatctaggtgtttattttaccacTTTGTCTATCtacgtctgtagatttctcctaaagtcaccaaaagttagcattagataacgcctcatttgcatatttaaacataacatttcagaaaacttgtaatacaaaaaataatagtcttaatgtaagtaatgaactggggaagtttcagtgtggtatctattagttaacatgttTTACCCTCTTCACCTGTGGTGTCTCGAAAAAATTttcaatccatatctttaaagtcagttttctcaaaatgagtttttttctcagactctgagccagaaatctccacttcagcagcacttacatccaccaaactttccagtatCATTCCTATCTAttttctgaaggtttttactgaggggtttgttcatatatcattcatagcctgatttatagaacattttattcctaaaaacgtattgaaaattgatttttttttattattgctgttgagagtattttcttatttatggagtgataaaaaggaGATCCAAAATATCCTCCCTAAAAATTTTTAAAGCCCGCCTAATGATTTGATATTGACCCAAAATTCACATAaagtattttttcttatttttaaatttatttgtgtttctgttttccaGGCTTCATCCCCCCTCCTCTGATCTTTGGTGCTGGGATCGACTCTACCTGCCTGTTCTGGAGCTCCGACTGCGGCGATAGAGGCGCCTGCCTGCTGTACGACAACGTGGCTTACAGGCATCTGTACGTGAGCCTCGCCATCGTCCTCAAAGGCATCGCCTTCCTCCTCTACGCCACCACGTGGTATTGCTTACGCAGGAACTACAAGAAGTACATCAAAAGCCACGAGGGCTACATGACGCCGACGGACTTCTACCCCTCTCTCACGGAAGGCCCCAAACTAGTGGACAGGACAAAGTTTATATATAACCTAGAGGACCATGAGTATTGTGAGAATATGGAGTCAGTTTTATAGGTTGttatgcaaacaaaaaaaagacaatgtgGACATTCTTATTCTCTCAGAGGAATATTTGATTCTTCTTTTCTTGAAACGTTTTTTGATAAAAGGCAATCTATTTAAGGTCACAGGTGACGTTGCTCCCGACTGCGCTCCGCGTCCTCCGTAAACTTTCAAGGGGTCCATTTTAGTCGTTTACGTGTCAGCGAGGTGTCGTCCAGTGTTGCCAGTGAATTCCTGTGTTGACTCGGTGGTAGAAGACAGACTACAGTCCTAGTTGATTATTAGAGAGTTGGACATGATGCTATTACACAACTAGTTGCCATATTGTTTTTAGGTCTGTCATGATTCCAGTGGTCTGTGTGAAAAATGACAGTTTCCTTTTCAGTCAGTGCACCGTGTGTTCTGTCTGTCGCTCTCTGAAGTGAGGTTTTTATgctaaaaagataaaaaacgTTTGGGTGGTTCTTCagttattcatatttaaaaagtTGCCAAGTGTTTACAAACTAATAGTTCATCGGttaatgcattttatttcaATGCAGGAAGGTTTAAAAAGAGAACAGAAACACCTTGACTGGGTTATTATAGTGGCCTATTAGATGTCAGAAAGTTCCGTCTAATAACTTAAGGTAGTGTTTTCTTGTCATCATACACTGTTCAGTTTCTGGTTCTCTTGCTGGATCACAGGCACTGTTTTTGATACTGTTTAGACTAGACGGTGAAGTCTTGTCTCATAGGTGCAAATGTG
The nucleotide sequence above comes from Sebastes fasciatus isolate fSebFas1 chromosome 4, fSebFas1.pri, whole genome shotgun sequence. Encoded proteins:
- the slco3a1a gene encoding solute carrier organic anion transporter family member 3A1, whose amino-acid sequence is MQVKKQRDSEQSGGDMLEGDVLLRKNSSCFSNIKIFLISECALMLAQGTVGAYLVSVLTTLERRFNLQSADVGVIASSFEIGNLALILFVSYFGAKAHRPRLIGCGGIVMALGALLSALPEFLTNPYEIRVMSRTVEGRDICSNTSSADVQKGEDVLCGNRANTNMMYLLLIGAQVLLGIGATPVQPLGVSYIDDHVKKKDSSLYIGILFSTLVFGPACGFILGSVCTKFYVDAIFIDTEKLGITPDDPRWIGAWWAGFLLCGALLFCSALFMFGFPQSLPTKEKEEGADSEQVMLPPSLSADYDTPKPSNGVVRNHEPANSPTCCQQLRVIPKVTKHLLSNPVFTCIVLAACMEIGVVAGFAAFLGKYLEQQFNLTTTSANQLLGMTAIPCACLGIFMGGLLVKKLNLSALGAIRMAMLVNLISTACYVSFLFLGCDTGPVAGVTVSYGNETLRPGEKPEAQCISQCNCFTSTISPVCGSNGVTYLSACFAGCTRKGGPQTSSNISQNLTGCGCVSSVSEHATATPGKCPTPGCQEAFLIFLCVICACSLVGAMAQTPSVIILIRTVSPELKSYALGVLFLLLRLLGFIPPPLIFGAGIDSTCLFWSSDCGDRGACLLYDNVAYRHLYVSLAIVLKGIAFLLYATTWYCLRRNYKKYIKSHEGYMTPTDFYPSLTEGPKLVDRTKFIYNLEDHEYCENMESVL